The following coding sequences lie in one Chelonia mydas isolate rCheMyd1 chromosome 6, rCheMyd1.pri.v2, whole genome shotgun sequence genomic window:
- the LOC114022531 gene encoding apoptosis-associated speck-like protein containing a CARD isoform X10, whose amino-acid sequence MGKTLRDHLFDTIRELGKSGLKTFKDKLNNFQPKEGYNPIRWGELENADAVEITRLLVSYYKEDYAVEVAGKVLEDMDEKKLAHNLFQATGKATGGAQQTPAPTSSTRTRVTAVSDSLPCPQETR is encoded by the exons ATGGGAAAGACCCTGAGAGACCACCTGTTCGACACCATTAGAGAGCTGGGCAAGTCGGGCTTGAAGACGTTTAAAGACAAGCTGAACAATTTCCAGCCCAAGGAAGGTTATAACCCCATCAGATGGGGAGAGCTGGAAAACGCAGACGCTGTAGAAATCACTCGCCTGCTCGTCAGCTACTACAAGGAGGATTACGCGGTGGAGGTGGCCGGGAAGGTGCTGGAGGACATGGACGAGAAGAAGCTGGCACACAACCTGTTCCAGGCCACAGGGAAGG CTACAGGTGGTGCCCAGCAGACCCCAGCTCCGACCAGCAGCACCCGAACCAGAGTCACAG CTGTCTCTGACTCACTCCCCTGTCCCCAGGAGACGAGATAG
- the LOC114022531 gene encoding apoptosis-associated speck-like protein containing a CARD isoform X1, protein MGKTLRDHLFDTIRELGKSGLKTFKDKLNNFQPKEGYNPIRWGELENADAVEITRLLVSYYKEDYAVEVAGKVLEDMDEKKLAHNLFQATGKATGGAQQTPAPTSSTRTRVTGIAAPMPREHRPDSSRAGDSSRVTRRPEEGRVTSLTTPPTTLDQSARVSPR, encoded by the exons ATGGGAAAGACCCTGAGAGACCACCTGTTCGACACCATTAGAGAGCTGGGCAAGTCGGGCTTGAAGACGTTTAAAGACAAGCTGAACAATTTCCAGCCCAAGGAAGGTTATAACCCCATCAGATGGGGAGAGCTGGAAAACGCAGACGCTGTAGAAATCACTCGCCTGCTCGTCAGCTACTACAAGGAGGATTACGCGGTGGAGGTGGCCGGGAAGGTGCTGGAGGACATGGACGAGAAGAAGCTGGCACACAACCTGTTCCAGGCCACAGGGAAGG CTACAGGTGGTGCCCAGCAGACCCCAGCTCCGACCAGCAGCACCCGAACCAGAGTCACAG GTATAGCTGCCCCCATGCCCAGGGAACACAGGCCAGACTCGTCCAGGGCTGGAGActcaagtagggtgaccagacgtccgg AAGAGGGTCGTGTGACCTCTCTAAcaactccccccaccaccctcgACCAATCAGCAAGGGTTTCACCCCGTTAG